The sequence AAGCATCACCTCGCCGCGGTAGGGGGCCAACGTCGCTGGCGTGCCGTCAATACGTTTCACGTCGATCGCGTAAATGTCTGTCATCGTGTTCTCCTTGGCGCAGTTCTGGAGTGAGAGCGTTAAAAGTGCCGTCAGCACTATTGTAAAGGTGCGTCGCGTCATCGTCTGTCTCCGTTCGTCGGTCTGAAACCACATTGTAACACTCCTCCTGCCTCGCGGAGCAAACCACATGAAAACTCGGCGGAAAACGCAGGGTGTGGGCCGCGGTCGAATCTTTTGCCGCTGCCGCGGAAATGGGCGAAAAATAGGCGCCCTTTTCCCGAAGTTGAACCGAGAACAGTATATAATGCAGCGATATTCCTAAGATGCACAAGGAAAACCATGGCGCTCAAAGTCGTAATCTCCCACAAAACCCATTATCAGTATGACCGTTACGTGTCGCTCTCGCCGCACACCATCCGATTACGTCCCGCACCGCACAGCCGCACCCCGATCGAGGCCTACTCCCTCAAGATCAAACCGGACAACCACTTCCTCAACTGGCAGCAGGACCCGTTCGGCAACTACCTTGCCCGCGTCGTTTTCCCGGAAAAAACGAAAGAGATGAGCATCGACGTCGAGATCATTGCCGACCTGATCACCATCAACCCTTTCGACTTCTTCGTCGACGAATATGCGAAGAATTTCCCGTTCAAGTACAAAGCGGGGCTGAAAAAAGAGCTACTGCCTTATCTCGAGATCACGGACAAGGGCAAGAAACTCAAAGCGTTCATGGATTCGCTCGACCTGAAAACGGAACGCTCCATCATCGACTTCCTGGTCTACCTCAATACCGAGATCCACAAGTACCTCGACTATACGATCCGTCTTGATCCCGGCGTACAGACCTGCGAAGTGACCCTGGGCAACAAGCTGGGGAGCTGCCGCGACTACGCCTGGCTCTTCGTGCAGGTGCTGCGCCACCTGGGTCTCGCGGCGCGCTTTGTTTCGGGCTACCTCGTCCAGCTCACCGCCGACGTCAAATCCCTTGACGGTCCGAGCGGTCCCGAAGCGGACTTTACGGACCTGCACGCCTGGACGGAGGTTTTCGTCCCGGGTGCGGGATGGATCGGCCTCGATGCGACCAGCGGCCTTTTTGCCGGGGAGGGGCATATCCCCCTGGCGTGTACGCCCCATTACGACAGCGCCCACGCCATCGACGGTGCGACGGACAAGTGCGAAACGGAGTTCGATTACTCCAACACCGTCACGCGGATCTTCGAATCGCCGCGGGTGACCAAACCGTACCGCGACGAGCAGTGGGAAGCAATCTACAACCTCGGGTTCGAGGTCGACAGGGAGCTCGAAGCCAATGACGTGCGCCTCTCGATGGGGGGCGAGCCGACGTTTGTCTCCATCGACGACATGGAGTCCGAGCAGTGGAACACGGAGGCCGACGGCGAGCATAAGCGCGAACGCGCGGACGTCCTCGCCCACCGGCTGCTGGGCTCGTTCGGCAAGGGCGGGATGCTGCACTACGCCCAGGGGAAATGGTACCCGGGCGAACCGCTGCCGCGCTGGCAGAAATCGGTCATCTGGCGCAAAGACGGCAAACCGATCTGGCGCAACCCGAACCTTTTTGCGGACATGAACGCGACCTACAGCTACACGACAGAGGATGCAAAGCGCTTCCTGGAGCTGCTCTCCCTGACCCTCGGCGTCAGCGACAAAAACATCATTGAAGCGTATGAAGATCCTGTCTATTACGTCATCAAGGAGTCCGAACTTCCCATCGACGTCGACCCGACGAAGTTCGACCTGGATGACCCGCTCGAACGCCGCACCCTGGCGCAGCTGCTGCAGCAGGGGCTGGCCAACCCGGTCGGCTTCGTGCTGCCGCTGGGCTACGGCCAGACCCGTTGGATCACCTCGGCCTGGGAATTCCGCCGCGGCAACCTTTATCTGAGCGCCGGGAACTCGCCGCTGGGCCTGCGGATGCCGCTGGATTCGCTGATGGAAAAACCGCATGTGGAGCTGGCGCAGAACTTCGAGCCCGACCTTTTTGCACAGGCCCCGGCGCTGGGCGATTACCTCGACGATGCCCGGGCACGCTGCGAAGCGGTGACGCCGGAGACGACGGAGGCGAACCGCTACAACGCCTTTGTCCGCACCGCGATCAGTACGGAAGTGCGCGACGGAAAGCTCTATATCTTCCTGCCGCCGCTCAACCATACCGAGGCCTTCCTGGACCTCATGGCCTCCATCGAAGCGGTCGCGGCGAAGCTCAATGTCAAAGTCGTTCTCGAAGGGTACGAACCGGCCCACGACAACCGCATCGAGCGCATCAAAGTCACCCCGGACCCGGGCGTCATCGAAGTCAATATCCACCCGGCGAAGAACTGGAGCGAACTGACCGAAACGATGCTGGGGCTTTACGAGGATGCACGCCAGTCGCGGCTGGGGACAGAGAAGTTCATGGTCGACGGCAAGCACACGGGAACGGGCGGGGGGAACCACGTCACGATCGGGGCGATGACGCCGCATGACAGCCCGCTGCTGCGCCGCCCGGAACTGCTGCGCAGCCTCATCACCTTCTGGCAGCACCACCCGTCGCTCTCCTACCTCTTCTCCGGCGCCTTCATCGGGCCGACGTCCCAGGCGCCGCGTGTCGACGAGGGGCGGGCGGAGAACCTCTATGAGCTGGAGATCGCCTTTGCCCAGATCCCCGAAAACGGGGAGGTGCCGTACTGGCTTACCGACCGGCTCTTCCGCCATATGCTGACCGACATTACCGGCAACACCCACCGCTCCGAGTTCTGTATCGACAAGCTCTACTCGCCCGATTCGAGCACCGGACGCCTGGGGATCCTGGAGCTGCGCGGCTTCGACATGCCGCCGCATTCGCAGATGGCCCTGATGCAGATGCTGCTGGTGCGCACGCTGGTCTCGCTCTTCTGGCGCAAGCCCTACCGCCACAAGCTGGTCCGCTGGGGAACGCAGCTGCATGACAAGTTCCTGCTGGAACACTACGTCAAAGAGGATATCGCCGATATCGTCCGTTTCCTGAACGCCGAGGGTTACCCCTTCGAGCTGGACTGGTTCGACCCCTTCTTCGAGTTCCGCTTCCCGCTCTACGGCATGGCGACGGTGGAGAACGTCCACCTCGAACTCCGCGCGGCCATCGAGCCGTGGCACGTCCTGGGCGAGG is a genomic window of Sulfurimonas sp. HSL1-2 containing:
- a CDS encoding transglutaminase family protein; the encoded protein is MALKVVISHKTHYQYDRYVSLSPHTIRLRPAPHSRTPIEAYSLKIKPDNHFLNWQQDPFGNYLARVVFPEKTKEMSIDVEIIADLITINPFDFFVDEYAKNFPFKYKAGLKKELLPYLEITDKGKKLKAFMDSLDLKTERSIIDFLVYLNTEIHKYLDYTIRLDPGVQTCEVTLGNKLGSCRDYAWLFVQVLRHLGLAARFVSGYLVQLTADVKSLDGPSGPEADFTDLHAWTEVFVPGAGWIGLDATSGLFAGEGHIPLACTPHYDSAHAIDGATDKCETEFDYSNTVTRIFESPRVTKPYRDEQWEAIYNLGFEVDRELEANDVRLSMGGEPTFVSIDDMESEQWNTEADGEHKRERADVLAHRLLGSFGKGGMLHYAQGKWYPGEPLPRWQKSVIWRKDGKPIWRNPNLFADMNATYSYTTEDAKRFLELLSLTLGVSDKNIIEAYEDPVYYVIKESELPIDVDPTKFDLDDPLERRTLAQLLQQGLANPVGFVLPLGYGQTRWITSAWEFRRGNLYLSAGNSPLGLRMPLDSLMEKPHVELAQNFEPDLFAQAPALGDYLDDARARCEAVTPETTEANRYNAFVRTAISTEVRDGKLYIFLPPLNHTEAFLDLMASIEAVAAKLNVKVVLEGYEPAHDNRIERIKVTPDPGVIEVNIHPAKNWSELTETMLGLYEDARQSRLGTEKFMVDGKHTGTGGGNHVTIGAMTPHDSPLLRRPELLRSLITFWQHHPSLSYLFSGAFIGPTSQAPRVDEGRAENLYELEIAFAQIPENGEVPYWLTDRLFRHMLTDITGNTHRSEFCIDKLYSPDSSTGRLGILELRGFDMPPHSQMALMQMLLVRTLVSLFWRKPYRHKLVRWGTQLHDKFLLEHYVKEDIADIVRFLNAEGYPFELDWFDPFFEFRFPLYGMATVENVHLELRAAIEPWHVLGEESGSQGTSRYVDSSLERVQVKVNNFVPERYVLTCNGVAVPLSPTGIEGEFVAGVKYKAWQPWSALHPTIGVDTPLTFDVVDRWNQRSTGGMTYYVSHPGGRSYDTFPVNSYEAESRRINRFWGFNHTQGSVEEVPTHVVEQALPSNDGETTRKVAEKHAGDKIFVFQELPRSAEYPHTLDLRRKWTRV